The segment GCCCCTTCCGATACGTCGGACAATGCGCCAGTCGCTCACCATCTGGCCGGGCTTCAAGTCCAAGGGATCAAAATCCGGGAACATGCCGCGCACCTCTCGCCAGTGGCTACAGCGTCACCTCGGGAATGGACAGACAGCGGCTCCCATCACCGTTGCACACCCGCATCGCGTGCTGCGCCCGCAGCCATGCTTCCCACTCTCGCGCGGGCATCTCCACTTCCACGGCCACGCTCACCACACCGCCCGGCGGGATGGTTACTTGCCCAGAAAGGACCGCGCGAGCGCGGCGCGGTTCCCCTCCTGCGGGCGTGACTTCGGCCCACTCGGGTGCCCACGGCTCCCCTCCGGTGTTGCTCACTTCGAGGACAACCACGCTCCATGTTGTCCCTCCGAGGCCCCAGCACCGTGCGGGGCGAAGCTCCTCCCCGCGCGTCTTGAGGCACGCTCTCTCAAACTCTGCTCCCCTCATGCCCTTCTTGGTCACGAAGCCCGCGAGCGCCACGGCTGCCGGGCTCAAGGCTGCGGGCCGTGCCTTCAACGCCTCCAGTTCCTTGGCTTGCGCCTCGCACCGCTCGCGCGTGGCCGACAGTTCTACGCGGCACGCCTCGACGGTTTGCGGCGGGCGGCTCACGTTGACCAAGCCATCCGCTGTGCCCGGCTGCCCGGTCAGCAGGAACACGACGCTTGCGGGTGAGCCCTCGCGGTAGGTGACTCGCAACGCGAGCCGTTCGCCAGTCCCGAGTGCCACGGCGGGCGAGAGCGTCACGCCTGCATCCCCCACCTCGAATACAGCGAAGCGGGCGCGGCCCTCCACCTGGACAGACTCACGCAGAATCGGAGCGCCAAGCAGAATCACCGTGACGGTGCCAGGCGCGACGTAGAGCACCGGGGACTCTCCAGCCTTGCCCGTGAGAACGACGGAGCGCCCTGCGGGCGCGGCCTGTACCGTCGCTGTAAGGCCCACCAGCAGGGAGGCGAGCGCAAAACTTGGGGTGAAGGGTCGGAACAAGGCGGGGGAACCTCCCGGGTAGGCCCCCAGAGTAGCAGACAGGGGAGCGCCCCCGCTTCGAAGTCAGGCGCCGTCCATGCTCCAGACGTCGGCGTCCTTTCCGCGTGCCGTTCACGGCCCACCGCGCATGCCACGACTCATGCGCGAGGGCTCCACGCGCCCAGCAGGTGAGCCTGGGCGCGGGAGGTTCGACGCGCGGGTTCCACTGGCGCACAGGCCCGCCCCGATACGCGCATGGTGGCACCGGGCGTGGGGCCGTTGGTGGGCTCCGGTGGCACCGGGCGTGGGGCCATTGGTGGGCTCCGGTGGCGCCGGGCGTGGGCTCCGGTGGCACCGGCGGTGGCGCCGAGGTGCACCCCGTAGAAGTCCCGTAGAAGTCCCGTATGAAGTCCCGTCACCGCTCCGCGTCCGCCACGGTTCAGCCGCACCTTGCCCTGCACCGCGCACGCTCCATCCACCCGCCCGTATGGGCCCTTGGTTGCCCGGCTGCACGCTTGCCAATCACTGCTCGCGCTTCGCCCCGCGTCTGGACACAAGGCGCTGCGCTGTGTCACTCCTGCGTTGGGTAGTTCTGGGCAGGTTGGCGAGTTTGTGAAGGGCGGGTAGGGCGATGGGTGGGATCAACTCCCTGGAGGGGCAACCCTCCATGTGTGGCGCAGTCGTGCGCCGTTGGCTGGCCGGTAACACCACTGGCAGAAACGCCGAGAACACCGGCGAGGACACTGGCAGAAGCTCCGGTGACAACGCTAGGAACGCCAGCAGCAACGCCAGGGCGCGTCGCTGGTCACTCCAGGCGACGCCGCAGGAGGGGGAGCGGCCATGAGCGCGCCCCCTCTGGCTGCGAACACCGCGCCCGCGTTTCTCACCGTGGAGGAAGCCGCCGAACTTCTGCGGGTGAACCGGAAAACCCTCTACGAGGCGATCCGGCTCGAACAGGTGCCCGGCGTTGCACGGCTCGGGCGAATCCTCCGCATCCACCGGGACACGCTGCTAACGTGGAGCCCCGGTAACAGCAGACCTGCGCTCGGAGAGACGAAGTCATGAGCGTCAGACTGCGGCAGTGGAAGACCCAGGAGGGCAAGGTGCAAGAGGCGTGGTGGGTGGACGTCAAGTACCAGCACCCCAGCGGCAGGGTGGAGCGCATCCGCAAGGCCTCGCCCATCAACACCCGCAGGGGGATCAACACCCGCAGGGGGGCTGAAGAGTACGAGCGCCAGATACGCCATGCACTCCTGACCGGAACCTTCGGAAAGGAGAACGGCGTGGGTCGGGTTCTCACCCTCGGGGAGTTCGTCCCGCGCTTCCTGACGTACAGCGAGAACAACAACAAGCACTCCAGCGTCGTCACCAAGCGGCAGATCCTGGATGATCACCTGATCCCCGCGTTCGGCAACATGCCCCTTGATGCCATCGGTCCAGCGGAGATCGAAGACTTCAAGGCGGCCATGCGTAAGAAGCCCTCGGGGGCGCGCGCACGGAAGGAAGCCCCCACGCGGGCGGCCCTCCTCAAGCGCAAGGGCGCCGGTGCGGTGAAGCTGCTCTCCCTCAAGTCCATCAACAACGTTCTGACGGTGCTGCACAAGTTGCTGGCACTGGCCCAGGAACAGGGCGTGCTCCAACACGTCCCGCGCGTCAAGCTGTTCAAGACGGACAAGCCCGCCTTTGACTTCCTCACCTTCGAGGAAGCCGAACGCATGATCAACGCTGCTGAGCCGGAGTGGCGAACGTTGATCCTCGTGGCGCTCAAGACAGGGCTGCGGCTTGGGGAACTGATAGGACTCCAGTGGGCAGACCTGGACTTGCAGCGCGGCAAGCTCAACGTGCGCCGAACCATCTGGCGCGGTGTGGTGGGGCTACCCAAGGGCGGGCGGGAAAGAACGGTGGACCTGCCCGCGTCGGCGGTGGAAGCACTCAAGGCACACCGCCACCTGCGCGGCGCTTACGTGTTCTGCCTGCCGGACGGTCGCCCGCTCACCGCTGGGATGACCAAGCACCCGCTTCTGCGGGCGCTGCGTAGGGCAGGAGTCAGCCGCCCGGAGGGTTCCATCGGCTGGCACGACATCCGCCACACCTACGGCAGCCACCTCGCGATGCGGGGCGTTGCTCTCAAGGTCATTCAGGAGTTGATGGGTCACGCCACCATCGAGATGACCATGAGGTATGCGCACCTGTCGCCCGAGGCGCGGGAGAGCGCGGTGCAGGAACTGGATCGGCCCATCCCCCAGCCACGCGCCGTTCTGGGCTAGCGACGCCAGAGGGGCACACTGAGGTCACATGATGAAAACGAGGACAAAGAAAAACCCAGCAACCCGTTAAGATTGCTGGGCTTCTCGGGATGGAGGCGGCGGGAATCGAACCCGCAGACAGGGCCTCCGGAGAGGCCTATACCCAGTGAGCCACTTCGAT is part of the Hyalangium gracile genome and harbors:
- a CDS encoding site-specific integrase; the protein is MSVRLRQWKTQEGKVQEAWWVDVKYQHPSGRVERIRKASPINTRRGINTRRGAEEYERQIRHALLTGTFGKENGVGRVLTLGEFVPRFLTYSENNNKHSSVVTKRQILDDHLIPAFGNMPLDAIGPAEIEDFKAAMRKKPSGARARKEAPTRAALLKRKGAGAVKLLSLKSINNVLTVLHKLLALAQEQGVLQHVPRVKLFKTDKPAFDFLTFEEAERMINAAEPEWRTLILVALKTGLRLGELIGLQWADLDLQRGKLNVRRTIWRGVVGLPKGGRERTVDLPASAVEALKAHRHLRGAYVFCLPDGRPLTAGMTKHPLLRALRRAGVSRPEGSIGWHDIRHTYGSHLAMRGVALKVIQELMGHATIEMTMRYAHLSPEARESAVQELDRPIPQPRAVLG
- a CDS encoding helix-turn-helix domain-containing protein, which produces MSAPPLAANTAPAFLTVEEAAELLRVNRKTLYEAIRLEQVPGVARLGRILRIHRDTLLTWSPGNSRPALGETKS
- a CDS encoding DUF2381 family protein codes for the protein MFRPFTPSFALASLLVGLTATVQAAPAGRSVVLTGKAGESPVLYVAPGTVTVILLGAPILRESVQVEGRARFAVFEVGDAGVTLSPAVALGTGERLALRVTYREGSPASVVFLLTGQPGTADGLVNVSRPPQTVEACRVELSATRERCEAQAKELEALKARPAALSPAAVALAGFVTKKGMRGAEFERACLKTRGEELRPARCWGLGGTTWSVVVLEVSNTGGEPWAPEWAEVTPAGGEPRRARAVLSGQVTIPPGGVVSVAVEVEMPAREWEAWLRAQHAMRVCNGDGSRCLSIPEVTL